AATAGTTGGTTTTGAGGATTTCCGTAATTATTTGTAAAGATGTTTTTTTAGGTTTATAAGGAATTATCAAAGCAATTAAGTTGTTTTATTATCTGAATAGAGTATATAATTGTTTTGATGTAACCAGTTGTAAAAAATTAAAACCAAGTAGATATGAAAACTAAAATATTAATAACTCTCGTTGTTTTTTTATGTATTAAAACATTTGCGCAAGAAGAAATAAAAGGTAATTACAGAATTTATTTAAAAAATGATGGAACTTCTAAAAATGATAAGGTTCCTATAGTTTTAGAAGAGGGAGAAGATAAAGAAGAGGTTTTATATACTATTAATGGTAAAAATGCTACTAAAAAATCAAAGGGATATGTAGATATTGATAAAAATTTTTCATTTAAAAAAATTAATCCAAAATTTAATTATTCATCAATTTTTGTTGATTTAGAACAGAAAGAAAATAAACTTATTATTTTACCTAGGGAGGATGTTGCTGACGATTTTAAAAAATATAATGGGACAAAAGAAAGAAGATTGTATATCGATGTAACTGAAGGAGTGAAAATAACGAGAAAGTCATGGAAAGTAAGCGCAATTACAGTTCCATTAAAAATATACCTTACTAGTCAATCGGATAGTTTGTCAAGTTTTACAAATAATATTGAAACTGATGTTAATGTAGCTGTTACTTATGGGAAAAGTTGGGAAAAATATTCTTATAAGAAAGGAAGAGAACCTAAATTGACAAACACTCAAAATTTTTATGGATTTTTAGGACTTAATAAATTAGAGCTAACAGAGAAAAATACTGATGGAATTAATGATGGAGATAATATTTTAAGTATAAGCTCTGGAGTAGGATATCAATATGGTTATGGTAAGTTAGGGTTAAGTATTCTTTTAGGAATGGATTTCCCAGTATCTTCGTTAGGTCAAAATTGGGTGTTTAAGTATCAGCCTTGGTTAGGAATGGGAATAGGATATTCGATATTTAAATAATTATGTTAAAAATTATAAGAACATAAGTAGTTATCTAGTTCACGAGGTATGGATTACTTCACCCCGAAGTATCGGGATTCGTAATGACGTTAGTTAATAAAAGTGTCTTTTCTTTTGGCTCGTTTTCTTTGGACAAGTAAAGAAATCGAAGATTCATGAACTCCTATTAAAAATAAATAAAGAGTGCGTGAACTAAAATGAATATTCACAACCACATAAAAAAAACGTCATTACGAATGATAACGCAGTAATCTTTAAGTTTATAATTCAAAATAAACAGATTACTTCAGTCGTGCCTCCTTTGTAATGACGTTGTTATTTTTTATAAAAAATTATTCTTACACATCCGTACTCACCCAATAACTTCCCGTTGAGGTAGTAGACGGATTATACGCCAAAATATTCACTTTAGTACCGTTGGCAACATCCGCTAGTAACCATTCCATTGGCTGATTGTTAATAGCGCCACTTTCCAATTCAACCATATTGCCGTTTAAGGTAACCTCGTCGGTACTAATGTCGAATTGTAGTGTGGTTTCCCCTCTGTTTTCAAAACCAATAAAACTCTCCTTGTCATACGATACCTGAGTAATCACCTTGGTTTCATTAGGCGCTACCTGTCCCACAAAATCAGTAATAGAGCTGCTTCCTGTAGTTGGACGATAGCTATACTGTGCTCTTTTTGCAGGTTCATTGGCAAATACTAACTGAGCCGTATTTATAATTTGAACAAGTGTTGTATAACAATCGTTCAATGCCGAAATACGATCTTGAGTAATAACCAAACGTTGTTTTTTATATACCTCTTGCTGAGTGTTCGCGCTTTTTAATTCGTCTTTAATTGTAGCCAACTCTTCCACAATAGATGCAGGCATTCCGCCTTTCGTTACATCGGTCAAATCATCTAAATAATTTGTAACCACTTTTTCTAAGGTTTCTAAAAACACCAACATTTTAGGCTGATTCTTACTCGCATCTCTATAGCCAGTTGTAAACTCCTTTAATACCGCAGGATTATCAGGAAAAGCCCACATAGCATGACTTTTAATACGATTATACACACGACTAGCATTTTGCATTTCTATCAACACTTTTTGTGTTTCCACTCCTTGTTTTGCCAAGGTACTTACATCGGTAACTACCGTATCTGCCGCATCAATCTGATGTAAAAAAGCCGCCGCATACTCGCTCGTAAATCGGGCATTGAAAGCGGTAAAAGGCTCCAAATCTTGCGTAAATAGGTTGTAAATTGTACGTGCGCTTTCAGCTAAAAAAGCATCTGAACCTTTGAATTTTCTTCTTGTTTCCATATTAAAATTTAATTTAAGTTACATGTGTGTTTTTAGGTATGCGTAATACACGCTACCCTAAGGTAATTAGTAGAAACAACAAGATTATAATAGCAGGAGAGCCCCTTGCCACTAGTTAAAAGCCCATAAAATATTAGATGGTTTTAGCAATACAATCATAGCATTTTGTTAGTTTCTTTTTCTTAATCACTTCTAAATTATAGTGTTGGGGTATAAAAAACAAATGTGATGGTCAATTTTTGCTTTTTTTTAACAGGCAGACAATCAGAAGTGTATCTTTTATACTAGAGTTGCGAATACTTTTTTTGTGTACTGTCAGTTCGAAACAGCATACTTTGATTAAAGAGACTACTAAAAAAGGACCCCGTCATAAGCAGGCAAGCCAAAAATAACACCGCAAGAAACGTTAAAATTAAAATCTGTTTGAGCGATAGCGAGTTATTTTAATTTAGGTTTGTGGATGATTATTTTTGAGTGCAGGATGGTTAAGGCTAGATTTTTTGTTTAGCTCATTAATTTTTATTGGTTTTCAAAGGAATTCATGAACCTCCAAAGTCGGTTTCTTTTTCATCAATGGAAAAAGAATAATAGCTTAGAATAAGATTTTTCCATATAAAATCTAAGTCGTTACTACGTAGACCGAGAGCGTTGGATTGAATCCATACAGATTTAAGAGTGGGAGGATAGCCGTAATATTAGCGACCCATGCCGTGGTGTCAACGGAGCATGCCGTAGTATCAGCGACCCATGCCGTGATGTTAACGGAGCATGCCGCGATATCAGCGACCCGTGCCGTGGTGTTAACGGAGCATGCCGTGATATCAGCGACCCGTGCCGTGGTGTTAACGGAGCATGCCGTGATATCAGCGACCCGTGCCGTGATGTTAACGGAGCATGCCGCGATATCAGCGACCCGTGCCGTGGTGTTAACGGAGCATGCCGTGATATCAGCGACCCGTGCCGTGGTGTTAACGGAGCATGCCGTGATATCAGCGACCCGTGCCGTGATGTTAACGGAGCATGCCGCGATATCAGCAACCCGTGCCGTGGTATTAAAGGAGCATGCCGTAGTATCAGCGACCCAAACAGCAATATAAAAAACCGTTACTACTCTAAAAAACAACTTTTATAACTTAAATAGGGGAGGTTATGGGATTCCGTAAGAATGTTTACACACTTTGTATTAGGTTCGCAAGAATTGTAAGAGCAACTTGCATTTTATAATTAATTAACAAATAACAGTAACTCGTTGATAACTTTACTTTTAATAAAGTGTTGGTTTTGATATATTTGAAAGTGTATAAAAATTGCTAAACTTTATGAAATTCCATGTTTTTATCGGGATAAAAGAACTAAAGTTTGGTATATAACGAGTTAGCAATAATTTAAACACAACCAAGATAAATAACCGAGAATGTCTGAAATAACTACTTCAATTATTTCTAAAGTAAAAGCCGAATTAAATATTACGAAAGAAATTGATGTTTTTGAATTACATAAACAATTGTATTCAGCGAGAAAGAATTCGCATCCTGACTTATTTGAAGATGGTCTTAAAGAAAAAGCGACGGAAAAATTTAAGACTTTAAATGTATTGTATTCTGAACTAAAAACTCATATGAATGGATTGAGACTTGAACAAAGTCCGAATGAACTTGCTATTTATGAAAAAAGCTATGAAACAGTTATCGACAAAAGTCGAATTATAGAACTTGAAGGTGAAAACAAAAGATTAGAGTCTACAATAAAATCAAAAGAGCATCAAATTGACACTCTTAAAAAAGAAGTTCAAAAATTAAATGAAGCAAAAAATGAAGAGCTTAACAAGGAATTGATAAATGTTTATCAACCTAAAACTAAGAACTTTCTTGTTTTAGGAATTTCAGCTTTGTTGATTTTAGTGGTAAATATTCTAGCGCAAATTACATCACTAAAAACATCTGTTTCTGAAATATTTCCTTTTGGCATTCAATATTTGAATTACATTTTATTCGGCTTATTAATTTTTCTGATTTTTAGACTGCTAACAAGAAATTGGAAATTTAAAAGAATTCAAAAAATTACTGAAGAGTTAAAGTCATCTTCTGTTATAAAATCATTCTACCAAGAAAATCGTAAAGAAAAAGAACATTATTATTCTAAAACTGAATATTTCTTAGAAAGTGATATTGAAGAGTTCATAAAATGGAGATTTTTAAGAAGTAAATACAGGGTGAATCTTGTGTACTATATCGAAAAGCTATATCGAATAAATGATTTGAAAAGTTTAAACTATTTGAAAGATATATTCATTTACAATTTAATTACTAAAGGATATATTAGAATTGGCTCTTCCAAAAAACTGGACAGAGAATTTATGATTGAATAAAAACTATTACCAAAAATGGCTATAAGTAATTGTTTGTTCTCGCTTACTACTGAAAAACTTCACGGATTTGCAGTTTAGAGCGTACTTGCAAAGTTAAACCATGTTAAAACCGAAACTTTTTTCGGTTTTCTTTTTTTTCAGCCTGTTGTTTTTTAGCATCCAAACGTTTAGCAATCGCTGCTTTTTTAGGTTTGGTAGCTTTGCGTACTTTGGGTACTACCAAGGCTTGTGCTAAAAGGTTAAAAAAGCGTTCGGTAACTAATTCTTTATTGCGGTGTTGTGAGCGGCTTTCTTGTGAGCTTAGTATAAGCGTGTTTTCTTTAGAAAGTCTGTTCGCTAAGTTTTTAAGGAGTAGAGCCTTTTCTTTGTCCGAGAGTCCTAATGAGTCTTCAATTGTAAAACTTAATTCTACTTTAGAGGATACTTTGTTTACATGCTGTCCGCCCGCACCAGAGCTTCGTACGGCTTTAAAGTTGAGTTCTTTTAAAAGTTGTTCTTTGTTCATAGTGTTAGTGAATGCATTAACGGAATTAACTTCCAATGTCAGTTCGAGTGGTTTTTATCAAGTGCTAACGAGATAAAAATTTTATCGAGAACTATTCCAGCGTCTAAGTCCTAAATTCTTGATACAAATTATGCTCTTTTCAATCGCAAAATTCACTCGAATTGACAGCTTTAAAATTTTAGTCAACCTACTTTAATAGGTGTTACTGTATTCCTGTAAAAGCAGGAGTTTCAAATATAAATAATCTATTGTTGTTTGTAAAGGGGGCTTACTAATAGAAGTGACTCTTATTGGTGAGTGTTGGGAACTTTAAAGGGTATTCGTAACTAGAATTAAGCAGATTTCTCGCTATCGCTCGAAATGACAAAACGTACGTCATTTAGAAGGAGTGTGCGACTGAGAAATCTCAAAGTTGGGTGTTGGGAGTTTTAAAGGATAGTAGTTACTCTTATTGATGAGATTCCTCCTCCTTCGTCGTTCGGAATGACGTTTAGCGATACTTACATATCGTAGTTAGGTGTGTCGGGTGATTGGTGCATGAAGTGCATGTCTAAATCGGTAAGGGTGTCGGAAAAAGAGTATAAGTTTTCTTTTTTAGTAAGTAACGCATCAATAATTGCGACTGCTTTTTTCAAACGGGTTTCTTTGTTTCCTTTTAACAGCACATACGGACGGTTGTACTTTTTCAACGCATTTTCAAAGGCTTTAAACATTTCCAATCGTTGCTCGGGTCTGTCGCGCAAATCGTCGGCTTCCCAAGGCGTATCGATATAGGTTAAGAAATAAATATCGTAGGTATTTGCAATCGCAGCTTCATCTAATTTAGGATCTACGAATCCGCCATAATACTCTTCAGAATATACTTTGGTTTCTAACAAATCGGTATCACAGATGAGTACTTTATCCGCTTTTTTAGCCAATTCATTTTCCAAGTCCATTTGTCCTTCAGCAATCGGAATTAAATCGTGTTGCTCACAAGTTTTACGTTCGTTGTTCCACTTGCCTTGCAAGTATTCACGAGCAAATTCGGGAGCCCAAACGGTATTGTAATGACGCGCTAACTGACCAGAAAGCGTTGTTTTTCCTGTGCTTTCAGGTCCAAATAATACCACCTTTACAAGGTTGATGGGTTGCTGTGTAAGTGCTTTTTCCATGCTAAATATCCTGCAATTGCTATAAAGGTAAATAATAAATATTGAAAACTAGTAAAGGTAAATCCTTTGTAAAAGTAGAGAGGAACGGAGATAATATCACCAATAATCCAATAAATCCAGTTTTCTATTTTTCGTTTTGCCATGAGCCACATTCCAACAAAGAAAATGGCAGTGGTAACGGTGTCTACATAAGCTGTCCAACTTGTCCATTTATCAAAAACGGTATACACAGCATAGACAAAAACTAAGGTGGCTACAAATATGGCTACGCTTTGTTTTTTTTCTTTAGATGTTGTTCTTGAAATAGGAGTTACATGTGTAGCATCTACTTTTCGCGTCCAGATATACCAGCCGTATACACTCATAATAAAGTAGTAACCGTTAATCATCATATCGCCTAACAGTTCCCACTTTAACAAGAGGTACACAAAAATAGCAGTGCTTATCATCCCCGTAGGGAATACCCAAATTTTATTCTGTTTAGAATACCAAACGGATAAAAAACCAAAGATAACGGCGATAATTTCTAGCGAAACATCAATAGGGTTGTAATCAGCATACTGCCCAAAAAGGAAATCAAAAAGTTGGCTCATAATCGCTACGATCGGTTTTTACGATTTTCATAAATAGCAATCCGTTGTCAATTAATTCAAAGGCATTTTTCAATTCTGAAGTAACCAAACGCATCACGGTATCATAATCTCCATACACTTGCGTACTTAAAGGATTCTCTAATACGGTTAATCCCGAGGCTCTTAGTTTTTTGATGAAATTGATAATTGGTTCTTCAAATTCGTTCTGAAGCGGACTTAAGGTCAATTCTACGGATATTTTCATGGTTGTTCCTAATTAGAAAGATGCAAAGTTACTAAAGTTAAGTTGTTGTTACGCAGGAAAGGTTTTGGGAGGTTTTTTGGGGTTGTAGAGTTTCAAAGTTTTGGAGTGGCAAAGTTTCAAAGTTTGGAAGTTACAGAGTTTTTTAGTTGCTAAGATGTAGAGCTTCAAAGTCTCATAGTGGCAAAGTTGTGATTTAGAGCAGGTGTTTTTTTAACAAGCGCACACGCAGGTGAATCCTTCCATTTCTAAAAAGTGGATGTCGTACTCAGAGGTTTGTCCTTCGTACAAGATTTTTCCAGTGGTTTGATTGGTATCAAAAGAGAAGTCTTCAATATAAATGTTTTCTAAGAAGAGCAATTTTTTCTTTCCGTAGATTTTATACAAACTTTCTTTGGCACCCCAAACAATGGTGAGTTTACTAACTAAAGCATCGTGGTTGGCTATGGATTTGTATTCTTCTATAGGAGTGAACTTGTGTGCGATTTTCACAATTTTGTCGCGCTGCATTTCAATATCTATCCCCACAGGTTGTGTATCGGAAATAATAATTGCCGAAAAGGTAAATGAATGGGT
The nucleotide sequence above comes from Tenacibaculum singaporense. Encoded proteins:
- the pnuC gene encoding nicotinamide riboside transporter PnuC translates to MSQLFDFLFGQYADYNPIDVSLEIIAVIFGFLSVWYSKQNKIWVFPTGMISTAIFVYLLLKWELLGDMMINGYYFIMSVYGWYIWTRKVDATHVTPISRTTSKEKKQSVAIFVATLVFVYAVYTVFDKWTSWTAYVDTVTTAIFFVGMWLMAKRKIENWIYWIIGDIISVPLYFYKGFTFTSFQYLLFTFIAIAGYLAWKKHLHSNPSTL
- the arfB gene encoding alternative ribosome rescue aminoacyl-tRNA hydrolase ArfB — protein: MNKEQLLKELNFKAVRSSGAGGQHVNKVSSKVELSFTIEDSLGLSDKEKALLLKNLANRLSKENTLILSSQESRSQHRNKELVTERFFNLLAQALVVPKVRKATKPKKAAIAKRLDAKKQQAEKKENRKKFRF
- a CDS encoding AAA family ATPase; this translates as MEKALTQQPINLVKVVLFGPESTGKTTLSGQLARHYNTVWAPEFAREYLQGKWNNERKTCEQHDLIPIAEGQMDLENELAKKADKVLICDTDLLETKVYSEEYYGGFVDPKLDEAAIANTYDIYFLTYIDTPWEADDLRDRPEQRLEMFKAFENALKKYNRPYVLLKGNKETRLKKAVAIIDALLTKKENLYSFSDTLTDLDMHFMHQSPDTPNYDM
- a CDS encoding 4'-phosphopantetheinyl transferase family protein; amino-acid sequence: MPLYKTLTVNNHAKALIWKIEESFEQLSNGVSLTKGNQQRVNNMKSDLHQRGFMSVRHLLKEVGYTDDDLLYDGYGKPHLKDGKFISITHSFTFSAIIISDTQPVGIDIEMQRDKIVKIAHKFTPIEEYKSIANHDALVSKLTIVWGAKESLYKIYGKKKLLFLENIYIEDFSFDTNQTTGKILYEGQTSEYDIHFLEMEGFTCVCAC